In Pyrenophora tritici-repentis strain M4 chromosome 6, whole genome shotgun sequence, the DNA window CCCTGCACCAGTTGGGCAACCCCATTGGCGGCCCAGATACATGGCCCTCACAAAACATCGTATTATCGTGGCTTTGCTGCATATTTTGCACATCATCACAACTTTGGTCGTCCTCATCCTCGCTGTATACTTGCTTAAGCATTTCCCCCGCGGCGCCTTTGAGCCGAGGTTACAAGGTGTCAACACACCCCGGGCGATTCTATTGGTAGGTTAGCTTACCTACGTCAAGTGAATAATAGCTAACGATTCTTTAGTCTGCCATCGACTTACTCTTAATGCTGCCGATCCTGGGGGTCTCCCTGAGCAGACACAACAAAAACTTCCTGGGCTTCTTCACTTTCTTACTAGGCGTTGGCTGGGTTGTTCTGTTCGTCTACGTGCTGAAAGACTTTACATTTGGCAGATTTGGCTTGTGCGAGAGTCTGCCATATGCTTTGTTCAACGGTCGCCCGGACTATGCCAGATGCAAGATCAAGAGGGTATTCAGCGCTTTCATTGGCTTAGCTGCGTAAGTACCCCAGGTTTCCATCACCTCAAGCGCTGTTGCTAACGCGTGAACAGCGTTACGAATTTCCTCGCCACGATTTGTTACTGTATGTGGCGTGTTGCGGATGAGTACTAAACAGAGAGAATTACCAGTCGTTCTACCTAGTTCCTTTCCTAAGAGCAATTCTATCCTTTTACAAGTATAACTGTTCGTGGATGTTGAAGACGTTTTGTTTTTGATGTGATACTGCTGAGAGTGTCAGTCATGCCAGCCCGGGTATCATGAAGTACTTGACATGCCAGTAGAAGAGGCCACTATAGTCGTCATACATTTATATTGAGTGCTTATCTACACTATCTAGTGTTTACGATAACTAGGTGCCGGTACTTTTCTATCTTAGGGCCGGCAACATCTCCGGCTTCCCCGCACCCCGCTATAACAACACCCTACCAAGACCTTCACTTATACCGGCACCCAGGTGTCATTAAATACTAGAAATACCAGTGTaaaaggccactgtagtcgcaAGTCACGTCTGTTAGCTGCCTAACTACACTGTCCAAGATAACACACAGGTGCCGGTACTTCCATCCCGCCTTCCCCGCACCCGGCTATGCCGATATACAGGATATCGTCTTCCTTCGTGAAAAATTATCCGCGACATGACAAAAGCCGCCGCTGTCTCTGGCGATATGGACGCAATTGGTCGACATTACTCGGTGGTGACCCTCACTCCGATGAAGTCATCTAGTATATAGGTCGCATGGGCCTTTCATCATATACAACGACACATGTCTCTTCCCAAGTCATTTCTTCGAGATAAAGAAGCCATCTACCCAAACATCACATGACGCCCAATGCAAAACGACTCAAAATGTCACCATCCACAGATCGCAAACGAGCCGTGCGCATAGCCGGGTGCTCAGGTGGCTTCACCGACCGTTCAACAGCCATTGCGCGCATGGCAGCAGATCCAGATGTCGACGTCGTCATGGGTACTTCCCTTCCCCCCCTTCACCCatccacacacacacacatacatACAACCGGCCTAACACATAAACCCAGGCGACTGGCTCTCTGAAATGACGATGACGCTCCACGGCAGCGGCAAAGTAAAaaacagcagcagcagcagcaccaccaccaccaccaccaccaccaccaaaTCCCCCGCCCTAGAAGAACGCATGAAAACAGCAATGTACGCAGAAACCTTCCTCCAATGCTTCGAGCCCGCCATCCCCCCTCCTCGTACGCAACAAAACCAAACTCGCCGTAAACGCCGGCGCATCAGACACCCAACTCCTCGCCGAGGTTGTCGTGGATCTGTTACAGAAGAACGGGGCTGGTCACCTCAAAGTGGCGTGGATTGAAGGCGACGATGTAACCGGTCAGGTCAACAGGCTGATCAAAAAAGGGGAGAAGTTTGAGAGCTTGATGCATGGGAAGGCGCTCGAGGAGTGGGGTATGGAACCGGTTTGTGCGCAGGCTTATTTGGGGGGGTTGTGTATTGCGGAGGCGCTGAGGGAGGGGGCGGATGTTGTTATTGCAGGACGGGTGGCGGATGCTGCGCCGGTTATTGGGGCTGCGGCGTGAGTTTTTTTTTAACATCGTTTGCTTCAACAGCCAAGTTAACGGGGAGATTTCCTTTTGGAGTGGGGGCTGATATCCCGATGCAGATGGTGGCACGACTGGCGAAACGACCAATTCGACGAACTTGCCGGCGCACTCATTGCGGGCCATTTGATCGAATGCTCAAGCTACGTTTGTGGGGGGTACTACTCCATGTTCAAGGATTTGATGAAGAGTGGGAAACATATAAATATGGGGTTTCCCATTGCGGAGGTCGAGGCTGATGGGATTTTCAATATTGCAAAGGAGAAGGATAGTGGTGGTATGTAAACCCCCATTCCCCCTCCCATCTTTATCACTAACCCATGCCACCTCATCTACATAGGCTGTGTAACAGTAGGAACATGTACATCCCAACTCCTCTATGAAATCCAAGGCCCACTGTACTACAACTGCGACGTCACAGCCGACATCACTGACGTGCAAATGGAGCAAATCAGCGAAGACGTCGTGCGAGTGACAGGTATCAAAGGGCTGCCTCCGCCGCCGACTACGAAAATAGGAATTACGGCGCCGGCGGGGTGGCAGTGTGAGTGGCATATGTTTATGTGCGGGTTAGATATCGAAGAGAAGTGTAAGATGACCGAGGAACAGATTAGATATGGTATTTCCCCCTCTCCCTTCCCTTCCCTCTCCCTAACTAACCCACCCACCCAGCAATCGGCCCCAACACCACACGCTTCACAACCCTCCACTTCCACGCCAACGGCACCTCACCCCTCAACGCCCCCACCCAAGACGCCTCAACCGTCGACTTCCGCATATTCGCCCAAACCCACGACGCCACCCTCGTCCGTCCAGACGCCCCCCAAGCCTTCAACCGCTGGTGTCTAGAAGTCTTCCTGCAATGCTGTCCCGGCCTCTCGCTATCCAACGACCTCCGCCAAGTCGTGCCGAAACCGTACTACGAGTATTGGGTTACTTTACTCCCGCAAACGGAATTACCGCTACGCGTGCACGCGCTGTGGGAAGGGGGTAAGACGATGGATCTAGCGCCGCCGGCGGTGACGAAAATATACAGCAAACGGCAACCGTCCTACGAGACGAGTAACCCTGTTCCGCTGGGGCAGTTTGGAGAAACCGTTCATGCGCCCTTGGGGTATATTGTCGCGGGTCGCTCGGGGGATAAGGCGTCAGATTGTAATTGTGGGTTCTTTGTGAGACACGAGGATGAGTGGGATTGGTTGCGGAGTTTTATGACGGTTGAGAGGGTGAAGGCGTTGTTGGGCGAAAACGAGTATAAAGGTGGTGAGATTGAGAGGTTTGAGTTGAGTGGGATTCGGGCGGTGCATTTTTTGCTGAGGGATCATTTGGATCGGGGGTATAATGCTAGTAAGACGTATGATACGTTGGGCAAAAGTAAGTGGCATTGTCCCTGGTGGGTGTGTGGCTGTGAGTTTGCTAACGCGGGGTTGTAGATGCTATGGAGTATATGCGTGCGAAGACTGTGGATTTGCCAAAGAAGTTTTTGGAGAGGGGGAGGATTTAGACGGGGGGATCGTGTTGGAATCGATTActtactctctctttttGAGATGAGAGTATACAGTGAAGATCCCACAATACATTACTCCAAGCCTTTTTCAGCGCGTACATGGCATTTCAAAAGCAAGTCATGAATTCAACTACTCTCAAGACTCTAGACCTGTTTGCACACCAGCGAAAAAGTATTACAGAAACGTCATGAGCGCTGTTCCCTCAGCGCATACCTGATGCAGCCCCAGTGCCATAAAACGCCATTCCAGTCATAGCAGTCTTGATCTGCTTGCACGTAGCCAGTACAGTACGGCCGTGAAAGAAAGCAGGATAAAAGAGTAAGCAGGGAAGTATGCTGTCAACTAATAGTCGTCTCACAGACATGAAAGATGCAACGCTTTTTCCATCATTATGCTCGGTCTTTTTCTGACGCCGAATGAATGTTATGTAGACGCCAGCATCCCGAGCAGAAACAGTGCACTCTAATCTCAACCTCCTTGCTTGAGCTTGAGGTTCATGACATATTGCATCAAGCTGCAGTCGTCACACTTGACTAATGACTGTAGTGCTTTGACCCTCGTGCGTAGCAGTTCGTTCTCGTCTGCCAGGTTCTTCTTGTCCTTTTCCATCTGCTTGATGTAGGCAGTCGCCGAGGCTAGGATAACGGCCTTGCTGGGCTTCGAAGGCGTGGGCAGGTCCTCAATGTCAGCGCCATCGCATCCTCGGTTCTGCTGTAGTGACGGTACGACACGCTTGAGGGAGTCGAGTTGGGTGTTTAGAGATTCGCGGTACTTTCGTTCGACTTGGTTGTGTGGTAAGCGCCGGCGGGGCTTTGACTTTCCATCATCGGGGCCTTCGGGGGAGTCTTTCGCAGACGTCTCCTCTGCAGTTTCGCTCTTATGCCGTGGCTGCTCTTCAGCGGGCGATGTGGTATTCTGCTGGCTTTCGAATTGACGAGTTG includes these proteins:
- a CDS encoding DUF3397 domain containing protein, with the protein product MALTKHRIIVALLHILHIITTLVVLILAVYLLKHFPRGAFEPRLQGVNTPRAILLSAIDLLLMLPILGVSLSRHNKNFLGFFTFLLGVGWVVLFVYVLKDFTFGRFGLCESLPYALFNGRPDYARCKIKRVFSAFIGLAAVTNFLATICYCMWRVADEY
- a CDS encoding DUF1446 multi-domain protein, producing the protein MFKDLMKSGKHINMGFPIAEVEADGIFNIAKEKDSGVGTCTSQLLYEIQGPLYYNCDVTADITDVQMEQISEDVVRVTGIKGLPPPPTTKIGITAPAGWQSIGPNTTRFTTLHFHANGTSPLNAPTQDASTVDFRIFAQTHDATLVRPDAPQAFNRWCLEVFLQCCPGLSLSNDLRQVVPKPYYEYWVTLLPQTELPLRVHALWEGGKTMDLAPPAVTKIYSKRQPSYETSNPVPLGQFGETVHAPLGYIVAGRSGDKASDCNCGFFVRHEDEWDWLRSFMTVERVKALLGENEYKGGEIERFELSGIRAVHFLLRDHLDRGYNASKTYDTLGKNAMEYMRAKTVDLPKKFLERGRI